ATAATGTATTGTAAAATCAATGATGCCTCCATAACTTCTGTTTTTAGTTTCTTTAAAGCTACCTGAATAGCTGGTAAGTCAGCAATGCCGAAATGTAGGCCAGCCCCGTCATCGCAACCAACTGAATGAGCGTCCACTTCCAGCTTCGGGTTTCGCGGTACACCACGGCAATGGTAGAGATACACTGCATTGCAAACGCATAATACACTAATATCGACATACCTGTGGCAAAAGAAAATACCTTCTCACCGTTAGGTTTTACATCGTTACGCATCTTGTCGATAATTTTCTGTTCTTCCACATCATCATCAAGGCTGTAGAGGGTGGACATGGTGCCTACAAAAACCTCGCGCGCCGCAAAACTTGAAATAATGGAGACACCCATTTTCCAGTCGTAGCCAAGTGGCTCGAAAACCGGCTCTATCGTACGGCCCAGGCCTGCAAGATAACTATGATCCAAATGAACATCGGTAGCGAATAATTCATTATCATTCTGTTTCGGTCCAACATAGCTTAGTGCCCACAGCAAGATACTCACTGCCAGAATCACTTTACCCGCACCGGTGATAAAATCCCATACTTTTTCCAGCATCAGTTTAAAATCATACCCGAACAGCGGCATCTTATACGGCGGAAGATCCATCACCAGGAAACTTTTGTGCTGCTGCCGAATAACTTTCTTTAAAATAAGCGATGAGAGCAGCGCCGCTAAAAACCCGAGGAAATACATGGCCAAGAGTGCGATCGCACGATAATCTATCCCGATGAAGTTTCCTTCGGGGATCACCAGTGCAATAATAATGCTATACACCGGAAGCCTGGCCGCACAGGTCATGAACGGAGTCACGAGTATGGTAATCAGCCTTTCCTTAACATTTTCGATGTTTCTGGTAGACATGATGGCGGGGATGGCGCACGCAACACCGGAAATTAACGGGACAATGCTTTTACCGTTGAGTCCGAATGGCTTTAAAAAACGGTCCATCAGGAAAATCACCCTTGACATGTAACCCGAATCTTCCAAAAGGTAGAGGAAGTAGAGCAGGATACCAATCTGTGGTGCAAAGATGATGATGCCGCCAAGCCCAGGGATGATCCCATCAGAAAGCAAACTGTTCAGCGGACCATCGGGCAAGAGTGTTTTGGTAAATTCAGATAGCCAGACAAATCCCCCGTCAATCCAGTTCATCGGATATTCCGCCATGAAAAATACCAATTGGAATATCAGTAACAA
This DNA window, taken from Chryseobacterium sp. 6424, encodes the following:
- the feoB gene encoding ferrous iron transport protein B, with amino-acid sequence MQKTFKQKQILLVGNPNVGKSTLFNALCNRNQKTGNYAGVTVASHSGNYIYLEEEIEIIDLPGSYSIYPTSEDEAIFSKFLFEEQQHYSGVVYVLDAMNLKRGLLLFQQIQDLGIPLILVANQLDEAERRGTRIDFDILSETLGVKIIQSNAKKKIGVEELRKAIHDNEFTKAGHISFEVPLEQRAIVHKIASQTNENNPYKVWTLLSSETYFGKLESVHDKLNEHEAKCIVPKRFQTQETIRRYQDIDKIVQKVVSKTPQFKELLTEKIDRFLVHKFWGYIIFAAVLLLIFQLVFFMAEYPMNWIDGGFVWLSEFTKTLLPDGPLNSLLSDGIIPGLGGIIIFAPQIGILLYFLYLLEDSGYMSRVIFLMDRFLKPFGLNGKSIVPLISGVACAIPAIMSTRNIENVKERLITILVTPFMTCAARLPVYSIIIALVIPEGNFIGIDYRAIALLAMYFLGFLAALLSSLILKKVIRQQHKSFLVMDLPPYKMPLFGYDFKLMLEKVWDFITGAGKVILAVSILLWALSYVGPKQNDNELFATDVHLDHSYLAGLGRTIEPVFEPLGYDWKMGVSIISSFAAREVFVGTMSTLYSLDDDVEEQKIIDKMRNDVKPNGEKVFSFATGMSILVYYAFAMQCISTIAVVYRETRSWKWTLIQLVAMTGLAYISALLTYQLFR